From Pseudomonas fluorescens, one genomic window encodes:
- the dapA gene encoding 4-hydroxy-tetrahydrodipicolinate synthase yields MIAGSMVALVTPMDAQGRLDWDSLSKLVDFHLNNGTHAIVAVGTTGESATLDVEEHIAVIKAVVKQVAGRIPVIAGTGANSTREAVELTRNAKEAGADACLLVVPYYNKPTQEGLYQHFKHIAEAVDIPQILYNVPGRTSCDMQAETVIRLSSVPNIIGIKEATGDLKRAKAILDGVSPDFIVLSGDDPTAVELILLGGKGNISVTANVAPREMADLCEAALKGDAETARAINEKLMPLHKDLFIEANPIPVKWALVEMGLMHEGIRLPLTWLSAPCHETLRSALRQCEVLV; encoded by the coding sequence ATGATTGCGGGCAGTATGGTGGCACTGGTCACTCCCATGGATGCACAAGGGCGTCTTGACTGGGACAGCCTCAGCAAACTCGTAGACTTCCACCTCAATAACGGCACCCACGCCATCGTCGCCGTCGGCACGACTGGCGAGTCGGCCACCCTTGACGTCGAAGAACATATTGCCGTCATCAAGGCCGTGGTCAAGCAGGTTGCCGGGCGCATCCCGGTGATCGCCGGCACCGGCGCCAACTCGACCCGCGAAGCCGTCGAATTGACCCGCAACGCCAAGGAAGCCGGCGCCGATGCCTGCCTGCTGGTAGTCCCGTACTACAACAAGCCGACCCAGGAAGGCCTGTACCAGCACTTCAAGCACATCGCCGAAGCCGTCGACATCCCGCAGATTCTCTACAACGTTCCCGGCCGCACCTCCTGCGACATGCAGGCCGAGACCGTGATCCGCCTGTCCAGCGTGCCGAACATCATCGGCATCAAGGAAGCCACTGGCGACCTGAAACGCGCCAAGGCCATCCTCGATGGCGTGAGCCCGGACTTCATCGTGCTGTCCGGCGATGATCCGACCGCTGTCGAGCTGATCCTGCTGGGCGGCAAGGGCAACATTTCCGTGACCGCCAACGTCGCACCGCGAGAAATGGCCGACCTTTGCGAAGCCGCACTCAAGGGCGACGCCGAGACCGCGCGTGCCATCAACGAAAAACTCATGCCGCTGCACAAGGACCTGTTCATCGAAGCCAACCCGATTCCGGTGAAGTGGGCTCTGGTCGAAATGGGCCTGATGCACGAAGGCATTCGCCTGCCTTTGACCTGGTTGAGCGCTCCTTGTCATGAAACGCTTCGCTCGGCCCTGCGCCAGTGCGAAGTATTGGTTTAA
- a CDS encoding sulfurtransferase TusA family protein, with the protein MTDAVAHDAELDASGLNCPLPLLKAKMALNGLASGAVLKVIATDAGSQRDFRTFARLAGHTLLREEDDAGVYRYWLKKA; encoded by the coding sequence ATGACCGACGCTGTAGCCCATGATGCCGAGCTGGATGCCAGCGGGCTCAACTGTCCCTTGCCACTGCTCAAGGCCAAGATGGCGCTCAATGGCCTGGCCAGCGGCGCAGTGCTCAAGGTGATTGCCACCGATGCCGGCTCGCAGCGCGACTTTCGCACCTTTGCCCGTCTGGCCGGTCATACCCTGCTGCGCGAAGAAGATGATGCTGGCGTCTACCGCTACTGGCTGAAAAAAGCCTGA
- the flgB gene encoding flagellar basal body rod protein FlgB encodes MSISFDKALGIHEQALSFRAQRAEVLANNIANADTPNYKARDLDFASVLAAQAEKTNNGTFALNMTNSRHIEAQGMSSGDESLLYRTPMQPSIDQNTVDAQLEQSSYAENSVNFQASFTLLNSKFKGLISALRGE; translated from the coding sequence ATGAGCATCAGCTTCGACAAAGCGCTCGGTATCCACGAACAGGCCCTGAGCTTCCGCGCCCAGCGTGCCGAAGTCCTGGCCAACAACATTGCCAACGCCGACACCCCGAACTACAAGGCTCGGGACCTGGACTTTGCGTCCGTGCTGGCGGCACAGGCGGAAAAGACCAACAACGGCACCTTCGCCTTGAACATGACCAACAGCCGTCATATCGAAGCCCAGGGCATGAGCAGTGGCGACGAGTCGTTGCTGTATCGCACGCCGATGCAACCTTCGATCGACCAGAACACCGTCGACGCACAGTTGGAGCAATCCAGCTACGCGGAAAACTCGGTGAACTTCCAGGCCAGCTTCACGCTGCTCAACAGTAAATTCAAAGGGCTGATCTCGGCCCTGCGCGGAGAGTAA
- the flgD gene encoding flagellar hook assembly protein FlgD, translating to MSVTDTTSGLSLKDILANSSKTVTNTSSDGLAAATKSTTGKNELGKDAFLQLLVTQLKNQNPLDPQDNSAFVAQLAQFSSLEGITTLNTSVNNISGSFKSSQALQASSLVGRSVVVQTGSAYVDTTKSMTGSVVVPTSVASSTVTVTDKDGKTVKTIDLGSQAQGNASFVWDGTNTAGEKVDPGTYTFKASAPIDDKATDLITYLPATVNSVTLSQTGGEMMLNLANMGSIALSKVQTIGL from the coding sequence ATGAGTGTTACCGATACCACCAGTGGCCTGAGCCTCAAGGACATTCTTGCGAATTCCTCGAAGACGGTCACCAACACCAGCAGTGATGGCCTGGCGGCAGCGACTAAAAGCACGACCGGCAAGAACGAGCTGGGCAAGGACGCGTTCCTGCAATTGCTGGTGACCCAGCTGAAGAACCAGAACCCGCTCGATCCGCAGGACAACAGCGCGTTCGTCGCGCAGTTGGCGCAGTTCAGCAGTCTGGAGGGCATCACCACCTTGAACACCTCGGTGAATAACATCTCCGGTTCGTTCAAGTCCTCGCAAGCCTTGCAGGCCTCGTCGCTGGTCGGGCGCTCAGTGGTGGTGCAGACCGGTTCCGCCTATGTCGACACCACAAAGAGCATGACCGGTTCGGTGGTGGTCCCGACCTCCGTGGCCAGCTCCACCGTGACCGTCACTGACAAGGACGGCAAGACCGTGAAAACCATCGATCTGGGCAGCCAGGCGCAAGGCAACGCGAGCTTTGTTTGGGATGGCACCAATACTGCGGGCGAAAAAGTTGACCCGGGTACCTACACCTTCAAGGCCAGCGCGCCGATCGACGATAAGGCGACCGACCTGATCACCTACCTGCCGGCGACCGTCAACAGCGTGACCCTGAGCCAGACCGGCGGCGAGATGATGCTCAACCTCGCCAATATGGGTTCGATTGCCCTGTCCAAAGTACAAACCATTGGTCTATAG
- the bamC gene encoding outer membrane protein assembly factor BamC produces MKRLAGLSALALIISSTSGCGWVWGPEGYFRDRGSDYLEAQQTAPMQLPPDIQTSKRLDPLLPIPRNVADDTAKGEYVVPRPQPLSAVAEASDYSLQKSGDSRWLMAQRPPAEVWPVAVQFFQDNGFRLDQQRPQTGEFTTTWQRSDELSAAMAKRLASAGVAADAETRVRVRVEPGVQRNTSEVYVVSAERPAGSTDDVAFTNRSVNTGLDAALVDDMLASMSRISEKGGSVSMLASRDFDTPSRVSLIEDGSGNPVLNVGNDLDRAWSSVGRALEQGEWRVEDINRSLGLYYINLAEKAEKKNEKPGFFASLFGSSPAKEEVEARAERYQVRLSKVGENVQVTVEKDINTVAPAEVARKVLGVIQDNLG; encoded by the coding sequence ATGAAGCGACTGGCCGGACTTTCCGCACTTGCCTTGATTATCTCCAGCACCAGTGGCTGTGGATGGGTCTGGGGCCCGGAAGGTTATTTCCGTGACCGTGGTAGCGACTACCTCGAAGCGCAACAGACTGCACCGATGCAACTGCCGCCGGACATCCAGACCTCCAAACGTCTGGATCCACTGCTGCCGATCCCGCGCAACGTGGCCGACGACACCGCCAAGGGTGAGTACGTCGTGCCGCGTCCGCAACCCTTGTCCGCCGTTGCCGAAGCCAGTGACTACAGCCTGCAAAAAAGCGGCGACTCGCGCTGGCTGATGGCTCAACGTCCACCGGCTGAAGTCTGGCCGGTAGCCGTACAGTTCTTCCAGGACAACGGTTTCCGCCTGGATCAGCAGCGTCCGCAAACGGGCGAGTTCACCACCACCTGGCAGCGTTCCGACGAGCTGTCGGCGGCAATGGCCAAGCGCCTGGCCAGTGCTGGCGTCGCGGCTGATGCCGAGACCCGAGTACGGGTACGCGTCGAGCCTGGCGTGCAGCGCAACACCAGTGAAGTCTACGTCGTCAGCGCCGAGCGTCCTGCTGGCAGCACGGATGACGTCGCATTCACCAATCGCTCGGTCAATACCGGTCTCGATGCCGCGCTGGTCGACGACATGCTGGCCAGCATGAGCCGCATCTCCGAGAAGGGCGGGTCGGTCTCGATGCTCGCCTCGCGTGATTTCGACACTCCAAGCCGCGTCAGCCTGATCGAAGACGGCAGCGGCAACCCGGTGCTCAACGTCGGCAACGACCTCGACCGCGCCTGGTCGAGCGTTGGCCGTGCGCTGGAGCAGGGTGAGTGGCGCGTTGAAGACATCAACCGCAGCCTGGGCCTCTACTACATCAACCTGGCGGAAAAAGCCGAGAAGAAAAACGAGAAGCCTGGCTTCTTCGCGAGCCTGTTCGGCAGCTCTCCAGCCAAGGAAGAAGTCGAGGCGCGCGCCGAGCGTTATCAGGTACGCCTGAGCAAGGTCGGCGAGAACGTCCAGGTCACCGTGGAAAAAGACATCAACACCGTGGCGCCGGCTGAAGTGGCGCGCAAAGTGTTGGGCGTGATTCAGGACAACCTGGGCTGA
- a CDS encoding glycine cleavage system protein R, whose protein sequence is MSTPTVREQFLVISALGANPMELTNVLCRASHENRCAVVTSRLTRHGACSALVLEISGSWDALARLETSLPSLAKKHAFTVNVVRSAALENRPQALPYVAYVSAAYRSDIVNELCQFFIDHNVELENLTCDTYQAPQTGGTMLNATFTVTLPAGVQISWLRDQFLDFADALNLDALIEPWRPQNPM, encoded by the coding sequence ATGTCCACCCCCACAGTTCGCGAACAATTCCTTGTCATCAGTGCCCTTGGCGCCAACCCCATGGAGCTGACTAACGTCCTGTGCCGCGCCAGCCATGAAAACCGCTGCGCCGTGGTCACTTCCCGGCTGACGCGCCATGGCGCGTGCAGCGCACTGGTCCTCGAGATTTCCGGCTCCTGGGACGCCTTGGCGCGCCTGGAGACCAGCCTGCCGAGCCTGGCCAAGAAACATGCGTTCACCGTCAATGTGGTGCGCAGCGCGGCCCTGGAAAACCGCCCGCAAGCCCTGCCTTACGTGGCGTACGTCAGCGCCGCCTATCGCTCGGACATCGTCAATGAACTGTGCCAGTTCTTCATTGACCACAACGTCGAGTTGGAAAACCTGACCTGCGACACCTACCAGGCGCCACAGACCGGCGGCACCATGCTCAACGCCACGTTTACCGTAACCCTGCCGGCCGGCGTGCAAATCAGTTGGCTGCGTGACCAGTTCCTCGATTTCGCCGACGCGCTGAACCTGGATGCCCTGATCGAACCGTGGCGTCCACAGAACCCAATGTAA
- a CDS encoding MBL fold metallo-hydrolase encodes MRFAVLGSGSQGNGTLIASDDTCVLVDCGFSLRETEKRLLRLGVCPTQLSAILVTHEHADHVHGVGLLSRRYNIPVYLSRGTLRGMRKPVEPAGFVAGGEQLQIGGLSIGVIAVAHDAREPTQYVFSDGTRRFGLLTDLGSYCATVLDGYKDLDALMIESNHCRDRLARGHYPTFLKQRVGGELGHLNNHQAAFLVSELGWKDLQHLVLAHLSSKNNLPQLARQCFVDTLGCDPDWLQLADQDSGLDWRHIA; translated from the coding sequence ATGCGTTTTGCCGTTCTCGGCAGCGGTAGCCAAGGGAACGGCACGCTGATAGCCAGTGACGACACCTGTGTCCTGGTCGATTGTGGTTTCTCCCTGCGGGAAACCGAAAAACGCCTGCTGCGCCTGGGTGTATGCCCGACGCAGCTGAGCGCGATACTGGTAACCCACGAACATGCCGACCACGTGCATGGCGTGGGTTTGCTGTCTCGGCGCTACAATATTCCCGTTTACCTCAGCCGTGGCACCTTGCGCGGGATGCGCAAGCCGGTAGAACCGGCAGGGTTCGTGGCTGGAGGTGAACAGTTGCAGATCGGCGGGCTGAGCATCGGCGTGATCGCCGTGGCCCATGATGCACGGGAACCGACGCAATACGTCTTCAGTGACGGCACGCGGCGGTTTGGCCTGCTCACCGACCTGGGTTCGTATTGCGCGACCGTGCTGGACGGCTACAAGGACCTCGATGCGTTGATGATCGAGTCCAACCATTGCCGAGACCGCCTGGCGCGTGGTCACTACCCGACCTTTCTCAAGCAGCGGGTGGGTGGCGAACTGGGACATTTGAACAACCACCAGGCGGCATTCCTGGTGTCCGAGTTGGGCTGGAAAGACCTGCAACACCTGGTACTGGCCCATCTGAGCAGCAAGAACAACCTGCCGCAGCTGGCCCGGCAATGTTTTGTCGACACCCTCGGGTGCGACCCGGACTGGCTGCAACTGGCCGATCAAGATTCAGGGCTCGACTGGCGACACATCGCCTAG
- the flgE gene encoding flagellar hook protein FlgE, with amino-acid sequence MSFNIGLSGLYAANKQLDVTGNNIANVATTGFKSSRVEFEDVYSATKLGTGNKTIGSGVSLANVSQQFRQGDVTNTGNVLDMAIQGSGFFVLNDSGSLTYTRAGTFNVDKDGFITNSSGTARLQGYAVDANGKILKDVIGDLKIDQSNLEPKTTGNISSSINLNSGKPNIDPAVTPFDPSKIDTYTDMFTTPVYDSQGNQHNMDQYVVKTGANTWQTYTLVDGRNPDGQAFVPAGVNPVTASNQAAMTMNFGSDGKLLNITAPATGTPYTVSGNSIVMGAGVWTPGTVKDGVWTANGAVGNATGISNNLASTTQYNSATIRNLPTQDGYATGQITNLTIDGTGTLFANFSNSKSKAIGQVTLASFNNEQGLQAVGGTSWKETYLSGFAAYDAGQTGTLGSVVSNSLEDSNVNLTSELVDLIKGQSNYQANAKTISTQSTIMQTIIQMA; translated from the coding sequence ATGTCTTTCAATATCGGCCTTAGCGGCCTCTATGCGGCCAACAAACAACTGGACGTTACTGGCAACAACATCGCCAACGTCGCCACCACTGGCTTCAAATCCTCCCGGGTGGAGTTCGAAGACGTGTACTCGGCGACCAAGCTGGGAACCGGCAACAAGACCATCGGCAGCGGCGTGAGCCTGGCCAACGTGTCCCAGCAGTTCCGCCAGGGCGACGTGACCAACACCGGCAACGTGCTGGACATGGCGATCCAGGGTTCGGGTTTCTTCGTGCTCAACGACAGCGGCTCGCTGACCTATACCCGTGCCGGTACCTTCAACGTCGACAAAGACGGTTTCATCACCAACAGCTCCGGTACTGCGCGCCTGCAAGGCTACGCGGTGGATGCCAATGGCAAGATCCTCAAGGATGTGATCGGCGACCTGAAAATCGACCAGTCGAACCTTGAGCCGAAAACCACTGGCAATATCTCTTCGAGCATCAACCTTAACTCCGGCAAGCCGAACATCGACCCGGCGGTGACCCCGTTCGACCCGAGCAAAATCGACACCTACACCGACATGTTTACCACGCCGGTCTACGACAGCCAGGGTAATCAGCACAACATGGACCAGTACGTGGTCAAGACCGGTGCCAACACCTGGCAAACCTACACCCTGGTGGATGGTCGCAACCCGGATGGCCAAGCCTTCGTACCGGCCGGCGTGAACCCGGTGACCGCGAGCAACCAGGCCGCCATGACCATGAACTTCGGTTCCGACGGCAAGCTGCTGAATATCACCGCGCCAGCCACTGGCACCCCGTACACCGTTAGCGGCAATTCGATTGTCATGGGCGCGGGCGTCTGGACTCCGGGCACGGTCAAGGATGGCGTGTGGACCGCCAACGGTGCGGTGGGCAACGCCACCGGCATCAGCAACAACCTGGCCAGCACCACCCAGTACAACTCGGCAACCATCCGCAACCTGCCGACCCAGGACGGCTACGCCACCGGCCAGATCACCAACCTGACCATCGACGGCACCGGCACCCTGTTCGCCAACTTCAGCAACAGCAAGTCCAAAGCGATCGGCCAAGTCACCCTGGCCAGCTTCAACAACGAGCAAGGCTTGCAGGCAGTGGGCGGTACCAGTTGGAAGGAGACCTACCTGTCCGGCTTCGCCGCCTACGACGCAGGCCAGACCGGCACCCTGGGGTCGGTGGTGTCGAACTCGCTGGAAGACTCCAACGTCAACCTGACCAGTGAGCTGGTGGACCTGATCAAGGGCCAGAGCAACTACCAGGCAAACGCCAAGACCATCTCGACGCAAAGCACCATCATGCAGACCATCATTCAGATGGCGTAA
- the flgC gene encoding flagellar basal body rod protein FlgC, with protein sequence MSLSSVFNIAGSGMSAQTTRLNTVASNIANAETVSSSIDQTYRARHPVFATMFQGGQSGGGDSLFQNQDAAGQGVQVLGVVEDQSNLEARYEPNHPAADAKGYVYYPNVNVVEEMADMISASRSFQTNAEMMNTAKTMMQKVLTLGQ encoded by the coding sequence ATGTCCCTGTCCAGCGTTTTCAACATTGCCGGCAGTGGCATGAGCGCGCAGACCACTCGCCTGAACACCGTGGCCAGTAACATCGCCAACGCCGAAACAGTGTCCTCGAGCATCGACCAGACCTACCGCGCGCGCCACCCGGTGTTCGCCACCATGTTCCAGGGCGGCCAGTCCGGTGGCGGCGATTCGCTGTTCCAGAATCAGGACGCGGCGGGTCAGGGCGTGCAGGTGCTCGGCGTGGTCGAGGACCAGAGCAACCTCGAAGCGCGCTACGAGCCGAACCATCCGGCTGCCGACGCCAAGGGTTATGTCTACTACCCGAACGTCAACGTGGTCGAGGAAATGGCCGACATGATTTCCGCCAGCCGTTCGTTCCAGACCAACGCGGAAATGATGAACACCGCCAAAACCATGATGCAGAAGGTCCTGACCCTCGGTCAGTGA
- a CDS encoding AI-2E family transporter — protein MFKVLRDWIQRYFSDEEAVVLAVLLVLAFTAVLTLGGMLAPVLAGMVLAYLMQGLVSTLERLRLPGAVAVGLVFALFMGLLLLFIVVVVPLLWHQLIALFNELPGMLAKWQSLLLLLPERYPHLVSDEQVLRAIEVARAEIGKFVQWALTFSLSSLPLLVNIMIYLVLVPILVFFFLKDRAMIGQWVRGYLPRERALITRVGQEMNRQIANYIRGKVMEMAICGGVTYIGFITMGLNYSALLALLVGVSVVVPYVGAVVVTVPVALIALFQWGWSDQFIYLMAVYGIIQTLDGNVLVPLLFSEAVNLHPVAIICAVLLFGGLWGFWGVFFAIPLATLFKAVLDAWPRKEPVVAPLL, from the coding sequence ATGTTTAAAGTGCTACGCGACTGGATCCAGCGCTACTTCTCCGATGAAGAAGCGGTGGTGCTGGCCGTTCTGTTGGTTCTGGCGTTCACCGCCGTGCTCACCCTGGGCGGCATGCTCGCGCCGGTGTTGGCGGGGATGGTCCTGGCCTACCTGATGCAGGGTCTGGTGAGCACCCTGGAGCGCCTGCGACTGCCGGGCGCCGTGGCCGTCGGCCTGGTGTTCGCCTTGTTCATGGGCCTGTTGCTGCTGTTCATCGTGGTGGTGGTCCCGTTGCTTTGGCATCAGCTCATCGCCCTGTTCAACGAGTTGCCGGGGATGCTCGCCAAATGGCAATCGCTGCTGTTGCTGCTGCCCGAGCGCTATCCGCACCTGGTCTCGGATGAACAGGTGCTGCGGGCGATCGAAGTGGCGCGCGCGGAAATCGGCAAATTCGTGCAGTGGGCGCTGACGTTTTCGCTGTCCAGCCTGCCGCTGCTGGTCAACATCATGATCTACCTGGTGCTGGTACCGATCCTGGTGTTCTTCTTCCTCAAGGACCGGGCCATGATCGGCCAGTGGGTGCGCGGCTACCTGCCTCGCGAGCGCGCGCTGATCACCCGGGTCGGCCAGGAAATGAACCGGCAGATCGCCAATTACATTCGCGGCAAGGTCATGGAAATGGCGATTTGCGGCGGAGTGACCTACATCGGCTTCATCACCATGGGGCTCAACTACTCAGCGCTGCTGGCGTTGCTGGTGGGGGTGTCGGTGGTGGTGCCCTATGTCGGCGCGGTGGTGGTGACCGTGCCGGTGGCGCTGATAGCCCTGTTTCAGTGGGGTTGGAGCGATCAGTTCATCTACCTGATGGCGGTCTACGGGATCATCCAGACCCTGGATGGCAACGTGCTGGTGCCGTTGCTGTTCTCCGAGGCGGTGAACCTGCACCCGGTGGCAATCATCTGTGCGGTACTGCTGTTCGGCGGGTTGTGGGGGTTCTGGGGCGTGTTCTTTGCGATCCCGCTGGCGACCCTGTTCAAGGCCGTTCTGGATGCCTGGCCGCGTAAGGAGCCGGTGGTGGCGCCGTTGTTGTAG
- a CDS encoding peroxiredoxin — protein sequence MTVAIDQAVADFTAPATSGQTVNLAALKGKQVVIYFYPKDSTPGCTTEGQGFRDLYPQFATANTEVFGVSRDSLKSHENFKCKQEFPFELISDKDEALCQLFDVIKLKKLYGKEYMGVDRSTFLIDKDGVLRQEWRGVKVPGHVDAVLAAAQALNQG from the coding sequence ATGACCGTTGCCATCGACCAGGCGGTTGCCGACTTCACGGCACCCGCCACCAGCGGACAGACCGTGAACCTCGCCGCCCTCAAGGGCAAGCAGGTAGTCATCTACTTCTACCCCAAGGACAGCACGCCGGGCTGCACCACCGAGGGCCAGGGTTTTCGCGACCTGTACCCGCAGTTCGCGACTGCCAACACTGAAGTGTTCGGCGTCTCGCGTGACAGCCTGAAGTCCCACGAGAACTTCAAGTGCAAGCAGGAATTCCCCTTCGAGCTGATCAGCGACAAGGACGAAGCCCTTTGCCAGCTGTTCGATGTGATCAAGCTGAAGAAACTGTATGGCAAGGAATACATGGGCGTTGATCGCAGCACCTTCCTGATCGACAAGGACGGTGTGCTGCGTCAGGAATGGCGTGGGGTTAAGGTGCCGGGGCATGTTGATGCTGTGTTGGCGGCGGCTCAGGCGTTGAATCAGGGCTGA
- a CDS encoding M48 family metalloprotease, protein MTFLRPTLLTLACLLASPGFADDLPSLGDASSAIVSPQQEHDLGRAWLAMLRSQVSQLNDPQLKNYVETSVYRLVETSQLNDRRLEFILINSPQLNAFAAPGGIVGVNGGLFLNAQTEGEYASVLAHELAHLSQRHFARGVEAQQRMQVPMMAALLAGIIVAAAGGGDAGIAAIAGTQAAAIQEQRRFSRQNEQEADRIGILNLQKAGYDPRSMPSMFERLSRQYRFDAKPPEFLLTHPVTESRIADTRNRAEQAPAGGKEDTQTYQLIRARVQLYYEETSGLAAKRFRAQLDDNPKNDVARYGLAIAQIKGSQFNDARETLKPLLAKAPNEVIYNLAQIELDMDSNRLADAQSRVERMIAQYPGNYPLNQARVDLMLKQNRPADAEKALEALLKSRPDDPDVWYQVAETRGQSGNIIGLHQARAEYFALVGDYRQAIQQLDFAKRRASGNFPLSSRIDARQRELMEQERMIKDMMG, encoded by the coding sequence ATGACTTTTCTGCGCCCTACCCTGCTGACGCTGGCTTGCCTGCTTGCCTCACCGGGCTTCGCCGACGACCTGCCGTCACTCGGCGACGCCAGTTCTGCCATTGTCTCCCCTCAGCAAGAGCACGACCTGGGCCGCGCCTGGCTGGCCATGCTGCGCAGCCAGGTGTCGCAACTCAATGACCCACAGCTGAAAAACTACGTCGAGACCAGTGTCTATCGCCTGGTGGAGACCAGCCAGCTCAACGACCGACGCCTTGAGTTCATCCTGATCAACAGCCCGCAACTCAACGCCTTCGCCGCGCCTGGCGGGATTGTCGGGGTCAACGGCGGACTGTTTCTCAACGCCCAGACCGAAGGCGAATATGCCTCGGTTCTGGCCCACGAATTGGCTCACTTGTCGCAACGCCACTTCGCCCGTGGCGTGGAGGCCCAGCAACGCATGCAGGTGCCCATGATGGCCGCGCTGCTGGCCGGGATCATCGTCGCCGCCGCCGGTGGCGGTGATGCCGGTATCGCCGCGATTGCCGGCACCCAGGCCGCGGCGATCCAGGAACAGCGCCGCTTCTCCCGGCAGAACGAGCAGGAGGCCGACCGCATAGGCATCCTCAACCTGCAGAAAGCCGGCTACGACCCGCGCTCGATGCCGAGCATGTTCGAGCGCCTGTCGCGTCAGTATCGCTTCGACGCCAAGCCGCCGGAATTCCTCCTGACTCACCCGGTCACCGAATCGCGGATCGCCGACACCCGCAACCGCGCCGAACAGGCGCCCGCCGGTGGCAAAGAAGACACTCAGACTTATCAACTGATTCGCGCGCGCGTGCAGTTGTACTACGAAGAAACCTCTGGGCTGGCGGCCAAGCGCTTTCGTGCACAGCTGGATGACAACCCGAAAAATGACGTAGCGCGTTATGGCCTGGCGATCGCCCAGATCAAGGGCAGCCAGTTCAATGATGCACGCGAGACGCTCAAGCCACTGTTGGCCAAGGCGCCCAATGAAGTCATCTATAACCTGGCACAGATCGAGTTGGACATGGACAGCAATCGCCTGGCCGATGCCCAGAGCCGGGTCGAGCGGATGATTGCGCAGTACCCCGGCAACTACCCGCTGAACCAGGCCCGCGTCGATCTGATGCTCAAGCAGAACCGCCCCGCCGACGCGGAAAAAGCCCTGGAAGCCCTGCTCAAGAGCCGTCCGGACGATCCGGATGTCTGGTATCAGGTCGCCGAGACCCGTGGCCAGTCCGGCAACATCATTGGCCTGCATCAGGCCCGTGCCGAGTACTTCGCGCTAGTGGGCGACTACCGTCAGGCCATCCAGCAACTGGACTTCGCCAAACGCCGCGCCAGCGGCAACTTCCCGCTGTCGTCACGGATTGATGCGCGCCAGCGCGAGCTGATGGAGCAAGAGCGGATGATCAAGGACATGATGGGGTGA
- the cheR gene encoding protein-glutamate O-methyltransferase CheR: protein MSTGNLDFEQFRVFLEKACGILLGENKQYLVSSRLNKLMEQQGIKSLGELVQRIQTQPRGGLREMVVDAMTTNETLWFRDTYPFEVLKNKVLPEAIKASPGQRLRIWSAACSSGQEPYSLSMAIDEFERVNMGQLRMGVQIVATDLSGTMLTNCKSGEYDSLAIGRGLSPDRLQRYFDPKGPGRWAVKAPIKSRVEFRSFNLLDSYASLGKFDIVFCRNVLIYFSAEVKKDILLRIHSTLKPGGYLFLGASEALNGLPDHYQMVQCSPGIIYQAK from the coding sequence TTGTCTACGGGTAATTTGGATTTTGAACAGTTCCGGGTTTTCCTGGAAAAAGCCTGTGGCATTTTGCTCGGTGAGAATAAACAGTATCTGGTCTCGAGCCGTCTCAACAAACTGATGGAACAGCAGGGCATCAAGTCGTTGGGCGAGTTGGTCCAGCGCATCCAGACCCAGCCACGCGGCGGTTTGCGTGAAATGGTGGTGGACGCGATGACGACCAACGAAACCCTCTGGTTTCGTGACACCTATCCGTTTGAAGTGCTGAAGAACAAAGTCTTGCCCGAGGCGATCAAGGCCAGTCCCGGGCAGCGTCTGCGCATCTGGTCGGCGGCCTGTTCGTCCGGGCAGGAGCCTTATTCGCTGTCGATGGCGATCGACGAATTCGAGCGAGTCAACATGGGCCAACTGCGCATGGGGGTGCAGATCGTTGCCACCGACCTGTCCGGGACGATGCTGACCAACTGCAAGTCCGGCGAATACGACAGCCTGGCGATCGGGCGCGGCCTGTCACCTGATCGCCTGCAACGCTACTTCGATCCGAAAGGGCCGGGGCGCTGGGCAGTGAAGGCGCCGATCAAGAGTCGGGTGGAGTTCCGCTCGTTCAACCTGCTGGACAGTTACGCCAGCCTCGGCAAGTTCGACATCGTGTTTTGCCGCAACGTGCTGATCTACTTCTCTGCGGAAGTGAAGAAGGACATCCTGCTGCGTATCCACAGCACGCTCAAGCCGGGCGGTTATCTGTTCCTTGGCGCTTCGGAAGCGCTGAACGGCCTGCCGGATCATTACCAGATGGTCCAGTGCAGCCCGGGGATCATCTACCAGGCGAAGTGA